AGAACCTCTGCGAAATGAGTATCAGTAAGCGCATTATTCTTTTTTAACCATCCAAATAGCAGTATTGCCAAACCAAGATATCATATGGTAGCATTTAACTACATTAAGATTACCAAGATCGGTGCCTAGGGGAAGCAAATACAAAAGAATAGGTTGCAAGGCTATGGAAGTCAAAACTGTTTGAAGCCAGCAGGATACCGAACTAGTTAAATATATTCTTTAAATctctctaaaaataaaataacaaactCAGGCGAGAGCAATTCAAATGAGGCTTTTTCAGTATTGCAAAATCATTCAGAGGTTTTCATACATTACTCAACCAGCTACCATGGCACACTCATCATTTTTGTGACAGTTTTTAACAATTTTCTGCTTATTAATTGTTGTAGAcctaaaaattaataaaaaagagTGTCCTTTCTCTAACAAGTTTAAACTTGTAAACTAGCCGGCCACACAATTCAGTTAACTTTGTAGATTAGATAGTTCATACACTTCAATATTATATTAGCACATATCAAGCATATCAGAATAGACTGAAGTTCCATGTTCGAGCCTCACCATCACCGATCAAGAAAAACACAGAGAGGGAGTGTTGCAAACCCAAAACTATTAAATCGAAGCTTTTACACGATACAATACACACACTTCAACAGTAACAATCCTATAGATTGCTACAATTTTAAGTGAATTTATGTCAATACAATTTTTGTCTCTTGGAGATAATGGGACAAAAAGTGGGAGATGTAGATACTGTGGAGGCCGGGGCCTTATTAGTAGTATAAATTAAATGAATTTGCTTATTTTCTTTATGACCAAGAAAGATGAGAACAAAAAGAAACACCTCTATGTGTTCATTTCAGGCGCTGAACATTTGGCATAAATTTGCATTACACCACTTGCCTGAAAAACTGATGCAGTTCAACTTATATGATAGTTTACCTATTGCTAAAAAAATTAATCATATGGGACAAGTCTCCACATTTTAGTGGCGCACAGTTCGAAATCCCTGCGGCTAGTGGATAGTGGGCCTGACCCTATACCCATCTTCACCTAAATACCAAACCTTTATCTACGTAAGGGTTTGATTTACTAATTCTTATTCATATTTGCAATTTATCTAAGATCTTTCACTTATATGAACTGTATCCCTTACTTGAAGCCATCCAATGTtaacattttctttttccttaagATTGAATAGGTTGATTACATAATCAACAAATTAAATATAGGAATTTTAAGAATGAGAAGAAAGGCAAACGGAAAACAATAAtctcaaaaggaaaaaaagacaTCATTTCCATTGCCAGAAAAGGGTCCATTCCATTCCATTTCAAAAAGACATCATTTGGTGGTTTAATAGCAGGTTCTGCATCAGTTGGCTCAAATTAGGTATTTTTCCaggagaagattgaaatgattaCTCTAAGCCAATCAAAGATTAGGTACATGAATCCTTACGAGAAAAtgggaggaaaaagaaaaatggaacaTCAGCAACATCAAGCCAACCAAAATCGTCCACCTATACACTAAACCATCTGATAAGATAAATGGAAAGACTAGTCTCGCATGGGTCACAAAAATAAATTGAACTAGCCACATATGAGTAATACAAATTCATAGCTACACATGTTCTGAATCTCCTCAGTCCTCACAAGCATGCAAATGCATTAAGGGGACAACAACTACTTATGTTTAGCGGCATAGTAATGCAACAACCAAATACAGTTTCGCATTCCGACAAAAAGAGTCACGAGAAATGCAACAAGTTTACTTTAACAGCAGATTAAGGCTCGCACGTGTCAAAAATCAACACAAACATGATAGCAATACACGTCATTTACAGCGCATCCTGACAGCTTTCCGTTAATATCTGAGCTTTTTGAGTAATTTGTTAAAGTTAACAAGGGTGATTTAGTAAAACTGACAAAACTGTTAGAGCCTATAAAATCTCGCTTCCAATTGGCAAACCCTCACAGCCGTTCCTGCCCTATCGCTTTCCCTACACATTGGTCTCTCCGCCTACTTTTCTCCTCTTTCATCTAATTCACGGCTGCAACTGAGTCCTCAGGTGACTTTTTCCTTCCCTCTGATGCATCCTTGCTAATCTCAATTATTCTCATATAAAGAGTTAATCTTTTGTCCTGCCGCCATTggtctttcctttattttttgacAACTGACTATGTATgtatcaagcatttaagaatgtcAATCTGATATCTAAtctttgttttcattattttccattTTAAAATTTGAAGTCAAAAATTTCCACTAATAAGCCCCAGATTTAAGCATGTATATCTCAATTCTAATCTTTGTTTTCAGGATTTTCCCTTTCGGGCTGCAAAGCTAAAGATATACACAACAACTTCAAGGAGTAGCGCCATTAAAGGTCAGCGTTCTTTATATCTGTCTCTTCTTTGTTCTGGGATAGTAATCACAATTCCTTTAACGCTCTCTCTATAAAATTATGTATATGTGAAGACTCTGTTGAAGGATGTTGCTGGTTTTATGTGTGTTTGTCAGGGGTTCTCTTGTTTTGATAATAGACCATATAACAAAATGAATTGCCGGCCTTAGATAACACTTGGCTCTTTTACCTTGGACTGTCCAACATTGTCCCTCTGTTGCCTCAATCTCAAACTGACAGATCTCTCATCTCATACAGATGTGAGAAGTCTAAACCCAAAAAGAGGgaaatttaatttaataggaGAATCAAGAACAGGAGCACACACATTATTAGTACACACATAATTAGTAATGAAGTGCCTTTTTATGTACAGACATAATAACCGTCTGCATATAAATGTTTAACAGACAATAAAATTCAAATTTTATCTCTGAAAAGGAGTGTCTAGACTTTCAAATGAGCATTCCTTAGTAGGAAGTTGCTCACTCAGCACATGTATatggaaaataagaaaaaataatcaaTAACTTGAAGTAATTCATCTTTTTCTTCGGTAAGTAATTAGTATCCGTTTATATCAAGAGAATTTACTAAGCCAGACCCAAAAAATCTACAAGTTGAACACGTCGTCCTTAGCGCTCCAAAATCCACAAAAAGCCAAATAGATCATGGAATGTGCCATGAATCAAAAGAAAATATCAGTAAGAACTATTTCTGAATCACATATACCAGTAGCGAATCTGGTCAGGTGGCAGAGATATACCTACAAATCAAGTCACTTATGACACGATAAGCATGTTGATAAATTTCGTGCAAAGAACAAAATATAGCACGCGAACGTGGAAAGATAAATGTAAATGCATTTCAATACATAGCAGAGAATATTATTTTTACTTTTCCAATTAGAGTGAAGATCATAATTACACAATATATGTATTCCTCACCTAAAGAACAAATCATAACTATATTATAGAgtgcaaataaaaaaaaatcactaccATAAAAAGACTCCTCACTAAAAAATTTATGTAGTTAAGTTTCCAACCATATATAGGAGTAGGTTCTCAGCATGTGCTCATATGTTTCTTAAAGAGGTTAGCTTATGCCTATGTTACTGTATATCTATGCAAGGTACTTACCAATTCAAATATCCTATTAAATACAGCTACAAGAAGGTCCCTGTAAAGCAAAATACTAAAATTACAATTAGGCAGGAGAGTGAATTTCAATGTATTCAAGAAAACACAGAGCACTTCGTCTGAGGATTTTCACCGAATAGAAAAAGACATAAAAGGATTCATCAAATAACCAAAAGGAGGTGCAGATTAACAAAATATGTCTTAGTTTGAACAGAATCAAAAGGATTAATTAACAATTTCACCTCATTAAACTACAAAACTTTTAGGTTGTTGCAAGAAATTAGAATCAGATAATGAGAAAGAGGGGAGAAAAAACCTGGCTACGGCGAGGGTGAGACAAGTAAGAAGCAAATACTTGGGAAACAAGCAACCCATGAAAGAGAGTGTAGAATTTTGTTCGACCAATTTACTCAGTATTCCGAGTTCAAAGACGGTTATTTTACAACCCATTTCTTAAACTGGGCCCATTTCTTCGACGGGTTTAGACTGAAGACCCGAACAAATTACTTCAACTGGCTATTTCCGCAAAATCACTTCGAAGGTCTGTATTTAAAGGTTAGCCACGATTTTAATTTTTTGCAAACCTAACATCCTATTCACTCTCTTAACAAACCAGGCATCAGTGATCAGACCAATATTTTTTTCAATGGCATAGCCCCTTTTTTGTCTATTACAAAGTTAATCATTAGTTTAATAGAATTGCAAATATAACAACCTTTTGTTTTAGTTGGCCGATTACGACCtctttctacttattattttatcTTTACGGTTTCGAACAAGCAATTTTTGTACTTATAATTTAAATTGGTTGATCAT
This sequence is a window from Nicotiana sylvestris chromosome 3, ASM39365v2, whole genome shotgun sequence. Protein-coding genes within it:
- the LOC104229617 gene encoding uncharacterized protein; its protein translation is MGCKITVFELGILSKLVEQNSTLSFMGCLFPKYLLLTCLTLAVARDLLVAVFNRIFELGVRILADVIVMGSGIVVRAFAWACHQDLQMPQESVPPMKQYTISISKQNIRG